A single genomic interval of Desulfovibrio sp. UCD-KL4C harbors:
- a CDS encoding pyridoxal phosphate-dependent aminotransferase: MKISERLMRAKPSATLAVNAKAQELRAQGKEIVSLAVGEPDFPTPQHVCDAMKKAVDEGFTRYTPVPGMPQLRTAVAGYYQKFYNVTAKAENTIITNGGKHALYNLFMALIDPGDEVLIPAPYWVSYPPMVELAEGKPVIVPTRAKAGFLASVEDLEAACTSKTKLLVLNTPSNPTGAHYPQDQLNEIAEWAIKKGIFIVSDEVYDRLVYKPASYSTLSKFWEKHPEDVAIVGALSKSFSMTGWRVGSALAHPDLVKAMVKIQGQSTSNVNSMAQKAAIAAYEGPWDLIDKMTTAFQRRRDFAHDIITSWPGVVCPKPDGAFYMFPVLDAFYDEETPDSASMCTKILEEAGIALVPGSAFGDDRCIRFSYALDDEILKNALEKVGKVLMKK, translated from the coding sequence ATGAAAATTTCTGAAAGACTTATGAGAGCAAAGCCGTCCGCAACTTTGGCGGTTAATGCAAAAGCACAGGAACTGCGCGCACAGGGCAAGGAAATTGTCAGCCTCGCAGTTGGCGAACCTGATTTTCCGACTCCGCAGCATGTTTGTGATGCTATGAAGAAAGCTGTCGATGAAGGATTTACCCGTTATACACCGGTTCCTGGTATGCCGCAGTTACGTACAGCTGTTGCTGGTTACTATCAGAAATTTTACAATGTTACTGCTAAAGCAGAAAATACAATTATTACAAACGGCGGAAAGCATGCCCTGTATAATCTGTTCATGGCTTTGATTGACCCGGGTGATGAAGTTCTTATTCCTGCTCCTTACTGGGTAAGCTATCCACCGATGGTTGAACTTGCAGAAGGTAAGCCGGTAATTGTTCCGACAAGAGCTAAGGCTGGTTTTCTTGCCAGTGTGGAAGATTTAGAAGCAGCTTGTACTTCCAAAACAAAACTTCTTGTTTTAAACACTCCTTCAAATCCAACCGGTGCTCATTACCCTCAGGATCAACTAAATGAGATTGCTGAGTGGGCGATAAAAAAAGGTATATTTATTGTTTCAGATGAAGTTTATGACAGACTAGTTTATAAGCCTGCGTCATATTCAACCCTTTCTAAGTTCTGGGAAAAACATCCTGAAGATGTTGCAATTGTCGGCGCACTATCTAAAAGTTTCAGCATGACAGGCTGGCGTGTTGGTTCTGCTCTTGCCCATCCTGATTTAGTAAAGGCAATGGTTAAAATTCAAGGGCAGTCTACATCAAATGTAAACTCCATGGCTCAGAAAGCAGCTATCGCTGCGTATGAAGGTCCATGGGATTTGATCGATAAAATGACTACAGCTTTCCAGAGACGTAGAGATTTTGCTCATGACATAATTACTTCATGGCCTGGCGTTGTCTGTCCTAAGCCGGACGGGGCATTTTATATGTTCCCTGTTTTAGATGCTTTTTATGACGAAGAAACTCCTGACTCTGCTTCTATGTGTACAAAAATACTGGAAGAAGCTGGTATAGCTCTCGTCCCTGGTTCTGCGTTCGGAGATGATCGCTGTATCCGCTTTTCTTACGCTCTTGATGATGAAATTCTTAAGAATGCGCTGGAAAAAGTCGGTAAAGTCTTGATGAAAAAATAA
- a CDS encoding glucose-6-phosphate isomerase, which produces MASNIIDWTDSWQDKLDIKSKYESAEAISDRFSKEVAEGKLPFCSMPYMAELLYDLEGLESYVKGFEHMLLLGIGGSALGARALQKAFFSAQDEPCHEGPWLWIGDNVCAKTLESYLEKLPLEKTLVAVVSKSGGTIETISQYLLIRKKMKQNMGDKWNRNFLFVTDKNNGFLREQADELSIKTLEVPDNLGGRYSILSAVGLLPAMFMGIDYRSLVEGASDILASLASQELSSETLLKHPSYKLACWNAALMESGYNELIFFSYIPQWACFGQWFAQLWAESLGKEGKGSQPIPAVGATDQHSVNQMFLDGPRNKGCLFLTCDSLTDGEKFVEDIPDKFSYIKGKNFGELIHAEGLGTKMALSANSVPLVEIKMAESSEECAGRMMGLLMATTIFTGWLMGINPVDQPAVELGKRLAKARLGAEGLQEEKNDLEAFLSVKREEQVF; this is translated from the coding sequence ATGGCATCTAACATTATTGACTGGACTGACAGTTGGCAGGATAAGCTTGATATAAAATCAAAGTATGAATCTGCTGAAGCTATTTCCGACAGATTCAGCAAAGAAGTTGCCGAAGGTAAACTACCTTTTTGTTCCATGCCGTATATGGCCGAACTTTTATACGATCTCGAAGGATTAGAGAGCTACGTTAAAGGTTTCGAACATATGCTGCTGCTTGGAATAGGCGGTTCCGCGCTCGGAGCAAGAGCATTACAGAAAGCTTTTTTTTCAGCACAGGATGAGCCTTGCCATGAAGGTCCATGGCTATGGATAGGCGATAATGTCTGCGCAAAGACTCTTGAATCTTATCTCGAAAAACTCCCTCTCGAAAAAACACTTGTTGCGGTTGTTTCCAAATCAGGCGGAACAATTGAAACTATCAGCCAATACTTACTCATTCGTAAAAAAATGAAACAGAATATGGGCGACAAGTGGAATCGTAATTTTCTTTTTGTAACTGATAAAAATAATGGTTTTCTTCGTGAACAGGCTGATGAGTTATCCATCAAAACGTTAGAAGTTCCAGATAACTTGGGCGGAAGATATTCCATCCTGTCAGCTGTAGGACTTCTTCCAGCTATGTTTATGGGTATTGATTATCGCTCGCTTGTAGAAGGAGCATCCGATATTCTCGCTTCGCTTGCTTCACAGGAGCTCAGCAGTGAAACGTTACTTAAACATCCGTCCTATAAGTTAGCCTGTTGGAATGCTGCGCTAATGGAAAGCGGTTACAATGAACTGATATTTTTTTCTTATATTCCTCAGTGGGCCTGTTTCGGTCAGTGGTTTGCGCAACTATGGGCAGAAAGTTTAGGTAAGGAAGGTAAAGGCAGTCAGCCTATTCCGGCAGTTGGTGCAACTGATCAGCATTCTGTTAACCAGATGTTTTTAGATGGGCCACGCAATAAAGGGTGTCTGTTTTTAACATGTGATTCACTGACTGACGGAGAAAAATTTGTAGAGGATATCCCTGACAAGTTTTCATATATCAAAGGGAAAAATTTCGGAGAGTTGATTCACGCTGAAGGGTTAGGAACTAAAATGGCTTTATCGGCCAATAGCGTACCGCTTGTAGAAATAAAAATGGCAGAATCTTCTGAAGAATGCGCCGGACGGATGATGGGACTCCTCATGGCTACCACTATTTTTACAGGTTGGTTGATGGGAATTAATCCTGTTGATCAGCCGGCGGTTGAGCTTGGGAAGCGGTTAGCCAAAGCACGCCTTGGAGCCGAAGGATTGCAGGAAGAGAAAAACGATCTTGAAGCTTTTTTAAGCGTAAAGCGTGAAGAACAAGTTTTTTAA